Proteins encoded together in one Microbacterium oxydans window:
- a CDS encoding HNH endonuclease — protein sequence MRTLVLNAGYEPLAIVSFKRALVLVMNDKATVIERVEEDPVWGTHGVYDRPAVIILARYVRVPTSRRVPVTRRGVLRRDNHRCGYCGKAASTIDHVLPRSRGGADSWENLVACCLRCNNVKSNRTPQEMRWELRFTPRPPHGTAWTVRGTERSDPRWEPYLALAA from the coding sequence ATGCGCACACTGGTCCTGAATGCCGGATACGAGCCGCTTGCGATCGTGTCGTTCAAGCGAGCCCTGGTCCTCGTGATGAACGACAAGGCGACCGTGATCGAACGCGTGGAGGAAGACCCCGTCTGGGGCACCCACGGCGTCTACGATCGCCCGGCGGTCATCATCCTCGCCCGGTACGTCCGGGTGCCGACGAGCAGACGCGTGCCGGTCACGCGTCGCGGCGTGCTCCGCCGCGACAACCACCGCTGCGGCTACTGCGGCAAGGCGGCATCCACGATCGACCATGTGCTGCCGCGTTCGCGCGGGGGAGCGGACTCATGGGAGAACCTCGTCGCCTGCTGCCTGCGCTGCAACAACGTCAAGAGCAACCGCACCCCGCAGGAGATGCGCTGGGAGCTGCGGTTCACTCCGCGTCCGCCCCACGGCACCGCCTGGACCGTGCGCGGCACCGAGCGCAGCGACCCCCGATGGGAGCCGTACCTGGCGCTGGCCGCCTGA
- a CDS encoding M23 family metallopeptidase codes for MNARKAVKPLRSIAIFGAVGALVAGIALPAFASSSKPTEEAATTLQQLAAVDAQSLVVASQATAAPLSRSTFSATTPEEIAKKKAEEAAAARAAAAASTASAGAQFNSAGYALTSPGSGEVRYPLPMGSWNVSRTVGGGHNGADMLAPAGTPIYAAAAGVVRASAESIGGYGVCVMLDSVVGGQRVQTTYGHMIYGSRQVQAGQTVAAGQLIGYVGSTGRSTANHLHFEVWINGGLVEPMSWLSVNAG; via the coding sequence GTGAACGCTCGCAAGGCCGTCAAGCCACTCCGCTCCATCGCCATCTTCGGGGCCGTCGGTGCACTCGTCGCCGGTATCGCCCTCCCGGCCTTCGCGTCATCGTCGAAGCCGACCGAGGAAGCCGCCACCACCCTGCAGCAGCTCGCTGCCGTGGACGCACAGTCTCTCGTCGTGGCCTCGCAGGCCACCGCCGCCCCACTCAGCCGCAGCACCTTCAGCGCGACCACTCCCGAGGAGATCGCGAAGAAGAAGGCCGAAGAGGCCGCAGCAGCCCGCGCCGCCGCCGCCGCGTCCACCGCATCGGCGGGCGCGCAGTTCAACTCCGCGGGCTACGCGCTCACCTCGCCCGGTTCCGGCGAGGTGCGGTACCCGCTTCCGATGGGCTCCTGGAACGTCAGCCGCACCGTGGGTGGCGGACACAACGGTGCCGACATGCTCGCTCCGGCCGGCACTCCGATCTACGCGGCCGCGGCCGGCGTCGTCCGGGCATCGGCCGAGAGCATCGGCGGCTACGGCGTGTGCGTCATGCTCGACAGCGTCGTGGGCGGTCAGCGCGTGCAGACCACCTACGGTCACATGATCTACGGCTCGCGCCAGGTGCAGGCTGGTCAGACGGTCGCCGCCGGACAGCTCATCGGCTACGTCGGCAGCACCGGTCGCTCGACCGCCAACCACCTCCACTTCGAGGTCTGGATCAACGGCGGACTCGTCGAGCCCATGTCCTGGCTCTCCGTCAACGCCGGCTGA
- a CDS encoding metal-dependent transcriptional regulator produces the protein MTDLIDTTEMYLRTILELEEENIVPLRARISERLGHSGPTVSQTVGRMERDGLVIVSEDRTLELTDAGRRKAVDVMRKHRLAERLLSDVIGLDWAFVHEEACRWEHVMSEQVERRLVELLGHPTESPYGNPIPGLDQLGDLPARTFDEGVIGLVQRLNAAGAPVEGTVRRLAEPAQVDPELLEQLREAGVVPGAHGDFRFSEGYVLIQMDGKEDGLELPVELASHIFLVGEPA, from the coding sequence ATGACCGATCTGATCGACACCACGGAGATGTATCTCCGCACCATCCTCGAGCTCGAGGAGGAGAACATCGTGCCGCTGCGCGCCCGCATCTCCGAGCGTCTGGGCCACTCCGGCCCGACGGTCTCGCAGACCGTGGGTCGCATGGAGCGCGACGGACTCGTCATCGTCTCCGAGGACCGCACTCTCGAGCTCACCGATGCCGGCCGCCGCAAGGCCGTCGACGTCATGCGCAAGCACCGCCTCGCCGAGCGCCTCCTGTCCGACGTCATCGGACTCGACTGGGCGTTCGTGCACGAAGAGGCCTGCCGCTGGGAGCACGTCATGAGCGAGCAGGTCGAGCGTCGACTCGTCGAGCTGCTCGGGCACCCGACCGAATCCCCGTACGGCAACCCGATCCCCGGTCTCGACCAGCTCGGAGACCTGCCCGCGCGCACCTTCGACGAGGGCGTCATCGGCCTCGTGCAGCGACTGAACGCCGCGGGTGCGCCCGTGGAGGGCACGGTCCGCCGTCTCGCCGAGCCCGCGCAGGTCGACCCCGAGCTGCTGGAGCAGCTTCGCGAGGCCGGTGTGGTTCCCGGTGCCCACGGCGACTTCCGCTTCAGCGAGGGCTACGTCCTCATCCAGATGGACGGCAAGGAAGACGGACTCGAGCTCCCGGTCGAGCTCGCCTCGCACATCTTCCTCGTGGGCGAACCGGCCTGA
- the serC gene encoding phosphoserine transaminase yields MAIEIPRDLLPADGRFGCGPSKVRPAQLEALFASGSTILGTSHRQAPVKNLVGSVREQLAALFRIPEGYEIVLGNGGSTAFWDAAAFGLIERRSQNLVFGEFGGKFAASAAAPWLEAPDVRKAEPGSLTAAEVVEGVDVYAWPHNETSTGVAAPIQRVDADGALTVIDATSAAGGIDFDATQADVYYFAPQKNLGSDGGLWFAAVSPAAVERIERIAASGRYIPEFLSLKNAVDNSRLNQTLNTPALTTLHLLDSQLQWILDNGGLSWAAARTTESSSILYDWAQASAVATPFVVDAAHRSPVVATIDFDDSIDAAAIAKTLRANGIVDTEPYRKLGRNQLRVATFVSIEPEDVRQLTRSIDYVLENLGG; encoded by the coding sequence ATGGCGATCGAGATTCCCCGTGACCTCCTGCCCGCTGACGGCCGTTTCGGCTGCGGTCCCTCGAAGGTGCGCCCGGCGCAGCTCGAGGCGCTGTTCGCCTCGGGGTCCACGATCCTCGGCACGTCGCACCGCCAGGCGCCGGTGAAGAACCTCGTCGGCAGCGTCCGCGAGCAGCTCGCCGCGCTCTTCCGCATTCCCGAGGGCTACGAGATCGTCCTCGGCAACGGCGGATCGACCGCGTTCTGGGACGCCGCAGCCTTCGGCCTCATCGAGCGTCGCAGCCAGAACCTGGTGTTCGGCGAGTTCGGCGGCAAGTTCGCCGCCTCCGCCGCCGCCCCGTGGCTCGAGGCACCCGACGTGCGCAAGGCCGAGCCCGGCTCCCTCACCGCCGCCGAGGTCGTCGAGGGCGTCGACGTGTACGCCTGGCCGCACAACGAGACGTCGACGGGCGTCGCCGCACCGATCCAGCGCGTCGACGCGGACGGCGCTCTCACCGTCATCGACGCGACCAGCGCCGCCGGCGGCATCGACTTCGACGCGACCCAGGCCGACGTCTACTACTTCGCTCCGCAGAAGAACCTCGGCTCCGACGGCGGGCTGTGGTTCGCCGCGGTGTCCCCCGCCGCCGTCGAGCGCATCGAGCGCATCGCCGCCTCCGGCCGCTACATCCCGGAGTTCCTGAGCCTCAAGAACGCGGTCGACAACTCCCGCCTGAACCAGACGCTGAACACCCCGGCGCTGACGACCCTGCACCTCCTCGACAGCCAGCTGCAGTGGATCCTCGACAACGGCGGCCTCAGCTGGGCGGCGGCCCGCACGACCGAGTCCTCGTCGATCCTGTACGACTGGGCGCAGGCCTCAGCGGTCGCGACCCCGTTCGTCGTGGACGCCGCGCACCGCTCCCCCGTCGTCGCGACGATCGACTTCGACGACAGCATCGACGCCGCGGCGATCGCGAAGACCCTGCGTGCCAACGGGATCGTCGACACCGAGCCGTACCGCAAGCTCGGCCGCAACCAGCTGCGCGTGGCGACCTTCGTCTCGATCGAGCCCGAGGACGTGCGGCAGCTGACCCGCTCGATCGACTACGTGTTGGAGAACCTGGGCGGCTGA
- a CDS encoding DUF3027 domain-containing protein, with translation MTSKPDADARLLDAHDLALAALREITPASSIGPAAGYLPEEDGSVSLRFENRLPGYPGWYWTVTVARVDDEEPTVLEVELLPGEGALLAPEWVPWAERLAEYRAHQVELAEAAAADGDTSVEDSVLGDDEEALDDDDDDLDDGEADILHAGDLDGVDIDELDVDASGDDDDSDDHDSDDDDDSDEDEDDDAEDDDADVRDADAGEVDEEE, from the coding sequence ATGACCTCGAAGCCTGACGCCGACGCGCGTCTCCTCGACGCCCACGATCTCGCCCTGGCTGCCCTGCGCGAGATCACTCCCGCGTCCTCCATCGGTCCGGCCGCCGGCTACCTTCCCGAGGAGGACGGCTCGGTCTCGTTGCGTTTCGAGAACCGTCTCCCCGGCTACCCCGGGTGGTACTGGACTGTGACGGTCGCGCGCGTGGACGACGAGGAGCCGACGGTGCTCGAGGTCGAGCTTCTCCCCGGCGAGGGTGCGCTGCTCGCGCCCGAGTGGGTGCCCTGGGCGGAGCGCCTGGCCGAGTACCGCGCGCACCAGGTCGAGCTCGCCGAAGCAGCGGCCGCTGACGGCGACACGTCGGTCGAGGACTCCGTTCTCGGTGACGACGAAGAAGCACTCGACGATGACGACGACGACCTCGATGACGGCGAGGCGGATATCCTGCACGCGGGTGATCTCGACGGCGTCGACATCGACGAACTCGACGTCGACGCATCCGGCGATGACGACGACTCGGACGACCACGACTCCGACGACGACGACGACTCCGACGAAGACGAAGACGACGACGCGGAAGACGACGACGCCGACGTCCGGGATGCGGACGCCGGCGAGGTCGACGAAGAGGAGTGA
- a CDS encoding cold-shock protein — translation MPTGKVRFYDEDKGFGFIASDDGQDVFLHASAMPAGAAVKAGARVEFGVADGKRGLQALSVRVLEAPPSLSKAKRKPADDMAIIVEDLVKLLDGIGGDLRRGRYPSSGHGRKIAAVLRKVADDLEA, via the coding sequence ATGCCCACCGGCAAGGTCAGGTTCTACGACGAAGACAAGGGTTTCGGCTTCATCGCCAGCGATGACGGCCAGGACGTCTTCCTGCACGCCTCCGCGATGCCTGCAGGCGCCGCGGTGAAGGCCGGTGCACGCGTGGAGTTCGGCGTGGCCGACGGGAAGCGCGGGCTGCAGGCGCTGTCCGTGCGCGTGCTCGAGGCGCCGCCCAGCCTGTCGAAGGCCAAGCGGAAGCCCGCAGACGACATGGCGATCATCGTCGAGGATCTCGTGAAGCTCCTCGACGGCATCGGCGGGGACCTGCGCCGCGGGCGCTACCCCTCCTCCGGACACGGCCGCAAGATCGCGGCCGTCCTGCGCAAGGTCGCTGATGACCTCGAAGCCTGA